GACTCGAGCGGAAGACTCAGAAGAGGAATATGAGACCCTAGAACACGAATACAGGACCCGAGAGGACGAATATGAAACCCTAGAAGAATCTAAATATGGAATCCTAGAAGACGAATACGAATATGAAACCCTAGAAAACGAATATGGGAGCCCAGAGAAACAAATATGGGAACCCAGAGAACGAATATAGGACTTTAGAGAAAGACTCAGAAGAGGAATATGGGAACCCAGAGAGCAAATATAGGACCCAAGAGGACGAATATGGAACtttagaagaagactcagaagacGAATATGGCAGCCCCGGGGAAAGCGGCGAGGAAAAATATGGTACTTTAGAGGAAGActcagaagaagactcagaggacGAATACGAGAGCCCAGAGGAAGATTCCATCTTAAAAAAAGAGGGTTTGATTGAGCATCGAGGAACAAAAGAATTTagtctaaaataccaaaaagaagtaGATCGGTTTTTTTTCATTCTTCAAGAACTTCATATCTTGCCGAGATCTTCATCCCTAAAGATACTTGACAATAGTATTATTGGAGTGGATACACAACTCACAAAAAATACAAGAAGTGGACTAGGCGGACTGGTCCGAGTGAAGAGAAAAAAAAGCCATACGGAACTCAAAATATTTTCCGGAGATATTCATTTTCCTGAAGAGGCAGATAAGATATTAGGTGGGTGTTTGATACCGCCAGAAAGACAAAAAAAAGATTCTAAGgaatcaaaaaaaaagaaaaattgggTCTATGTTCAACGGAAAAAAATTCTCAAGAGCAAGGAAAAGTATTTTGTTTCCGTTCGCCCTACAGTGGCATATGAAATGGACGAAGGAAGAAATTTAGCAACACTTTTCCCGCAGGATCTCTTGCAAGAAGAAAATAATCTCCAAATTCGACTTGTCAATTTTATTTATCATGAAAATAGCAAGTTAACTCAAAGAATTTATCACACAAATAGTCAATTTGTTAGAACTTGCTTAGTAGTGAATTgggaacaagaagaaaaagaaaaggctgGTGCTTCCCTTGTTGAGGTAAGAGCAAATGATCTTATTCGCGATTTCCTAAGAATTGAGTTAGTCAAGTCCACTATTTCGTATACACGAAAAAGGTATGATAGGACAAGTGGAGGACCGACTCCCCATAATAGGTTAGATCGCGCCAATAGCAATTCTTTTTATTCCAAGGCGAAGATTGAATCACTTAGCCAACATCAAGAAGCTATTGGCACTTTGTTGAATCGAAATAAAGAATACCAATCTTTGATGATTTTGTCGGCATCCAACTGTTCTCGAATTGGTTTATTCAAGAATTCAAAACATCCCAATGCGATAAAAGAATGGAATCCTAGAATTCCTATTCTAGAAATTTTTGGGCCCTTAGGGGCTATTGTAGCTAGTATATCGCATTTTTCTTCATCTTACTATTTACTAACGCATAATAAAATCCTGCTAAAAAAATATTTGTTCGTTGACAATTTGAAACAAACCTTCCAAGTACTTCAAGAACTTAAATACTctttaatagatgaaaataaaagGATTTCCAATTTCGATAGTAACATAATGTTGGATCCATTCCTTTTGAATTGTCACTTTGTCCATCATGATTCTTGGGAAGAGACATTGGCAATAATTCACCTTGGACAATTTATTTGTGAAAATGTATGTCTATTTAAATCGCACATAAAAAAATCTGGTCAAATTTTCAGTGTAAATATGGATTCCTTTGTTATAAGAGCAGCTAAACCTTATTTGGCCACTACAGGAGCAACTGTTAATGGTCATTATGGAGAAATCCTTTACAAGGGAGATAGGTTAGTTacgtttatatatgaaaaatcgaGATCTAGTGACATAACGCAAGGTCTTCCAAAAGTGGAACAAATCTTTGAAGCGCGTTCAATTGATTCATTATCCCCCAATCTCGAAAGGAGAATTGAGGATTGGAATGAGCGTATACCAAGAATTCTTGGGGTCCCTTGGGGATTCTTGATTGGAGCTGAGCTAACCATAGCCCAAAGTCGTATTTCTTTGGTTAATAAAatccaaaaggtttatcgatcccaAGGGGTACAGATCCATAATAGACATATAGAGATTATTATACGCCAAGTAACATCAAAAGTGCGGGTTTCCGAAGATGGAATGTCTAATGTTTTTTCGCCTGGGGAATTAATCGGACTATTGCGAGCGGAACGAGCAGGGCGAGCTTTGGATGAATCGATCTATTATCGGGCAATCTTATTGGGAATAACAAGGGCTTCCCTGAATACCCAAAGTTTCATATCTGAAGCAAGTTTTCAAGAAACTGCTCGAGTTTTAGCAAAAGCTGCCCTACGAGGTCGCATTGATTGGTTGAAAGGCTTGAAAGAAAACGTAGTTCTGGGGGGGATTATACCTGTTGGTACCGGATTCCAAAAATTTGTGCATCGTTCCCCACAAGACAAGAACCTTTATttcgaaataaaaaaaaaaaatctattcGCGTCGGAAATGAGAGATTTTTTGTTTCTCCATACAGAATTAGTTTCTTCAGATTCTGACGTAACAAACAATTTTTATGAGACATAAAAACCCCCATTTAACATTTAACCCTAAGgatacataaaacatattttttacTTTACTAGACTTTTGAACTTAGAACACTAACAGGTTAAATTTtagatttttaagatttttatttTAATAAGTAAAACAAGTCAGTTAATTCATTAAATTAAGGTTTTGTTTATACCATGTATCAATGTATCAATGGCCAACTCTTAGTACAAGGTTCTCTCAGaacaattattattttatttatttcaagCTATTTCGGATCTTTCTTAATcttcaaaaagaaataaattccgtAATGGAATGTTAGGatgaaaaaaaaaggaagtgtgGAAAAAATGACAAGAAGATATTGGAACATTAATTTGAAAGAGATGATAGAAGCAGGAGTTCATTTTGGTCATGGTATTAAGAAATGGAATCCTAAAATGGCCCCTTACATTTCGGCAAAGCGTAAAGGTACTCATATTATAAATCTCGCTAGAACGGCCCGTTTTTTATCAGAAGCTTGTGATTTAGTTTTTGATGCAGCAAGTCAGGGAAAAAGTTTCTTAATTGTTGGTACCAAAAAAAGAGCAACAGATTTAGTAGCATCAGCTGCAATAAGGGCTCGTTGTCATTATGTTAATAAAAAGTGGTTCAGTGGTATGTTAACGAATTGGTCGATTACGAAAACTAGACTTTCTCAATTTAGAGACTTAAGAGCGGAAGAAAAAATGGGAAAATTCCACCATCTCCCAAAAAGAGATGTGGCAATCTTGAAGAGAAAATTATCTACCTTACAAAGGTATCTCGGCGGGATCAAATATATGACGAGATTGCCAGACATTGTGATCGTCCTTGATCAGCAAAAAGAGTATATAGCTCTTCGGGAATGTGCCATTTTGGGAATTCCTACTATTTCTTTAGTCGATACAAATTGTGACCCGGATCTCGCGAATATATCGATTCCAGCCAACGATGACACTATGACTTCAATTCGATTGATTCTTAACAAATTAGTATTTTCAATTTGTGAGGGCCGTTCTCTCTATATAAGAAATCGTTGATTAAGAATATATAGTGAATTCTTGGACAACTGCGTAGATTTATGGAATGACTTACTATATCTTTTTTTGCATAGAATTTGTTTTGCATAGAAAAAAGAAggggaatattgatatatattagAGGGTATTGATATATATTATGATCTGATGTGCTTTCTTGGTATCCTAAATATCAAATTAATAGTTCAAGTTGCTGAGTTGAGAAAGAGATGGTTGAATCAAAAGAATTCCTTTTTTGAAGTTCAATTTTTATCAGAGGACAATATGAAtattataccttgttccattaaaacaCTCAAGGGGTTATACGATATATCGGGTGTAGAAGTAGGCCAACACTTCTATTGGCAAATAGGAGGTTTTCAAATTCATGCCCAGGTACTCATCACTTCTTGGGTCGTAATTACTATCTTGCTAGGTTCAGTTGTCATAGCTGTTCGGAATCCACAAACCATCCCGACCGACGGGcagaatttttttgaatatgtCCTTGAGTTTATTCGAGACTTGAGCAAAACTCAGATTGGAGAAGAATATGGTCCCTGGGTTCCCTTTATTGGAACtatgttcctttttatttttgtttcaaatTGGTCGGGTGCTCTTTTACCTTGGAAAATTATAGAGTTACCCCATGGGGAATTAGCAGCGCCCACGAATGATATAAATACTACTGTTGCTTTAGCTTTACTCACGTCAGCGGCATATTTTTATGCTGGTCTTAGCAAAAAAGGATTGAGCTATTTCGAGAAATATATTAAACCAACCCCAATCCTTTTACCAATTAACATCCTAGAAGATTTCACAAAACCATTATCGCTTAGCTTTCGACTTTTCGGGAATATATTGGCGGATGAAttagtcgttgttgttcttgtttctttAGTCCCCTTAGTAATCCCTATACCGGTCATGTTTCTTGGATTATTTACAAGCGGTATTCAAGCTCTTATTTTTGCAACATTAGCCGCAGCCTATATAGGTGAATCCATGGAGGGTCATCATTGAATTGACTAGTTTTGGAATATAGTATTTTTTTTTTCAGCTTAGCTCAATTCATGCATGGTTCCAGATAATCTGCTTGGTTGCAATAGTTAGAAATGCGTATGAATATATAGCCTAGAGTTGTAGGAGAGAGAATAGAATAGACTATATTATGGAATTTTCAAAGTATATATGCATTAAGGAGGGTGGAGTCAGGCTAGATCTATACTATAATAAATATCCTTAATATCTATAAGTGGAGTCCTCTTTTATGCGGGTTTCCACTTTAAGCAATGATTTTAGAATCCGATTCAATAGAAAATGAGAAAATATGCAAACAAAATAGAAGAAACAAATGTATATAGGATATTGATATTATATTATATATTCCTAGGTTAGATTCATTATCTAATCCGATATATGGATATAGAATTCCCTTCTATGTAGTTCGGACAATTCACATTTCAATTTGATTTCAATTTGTACTTTTTAGTTACTTTACTTCTCCCCAATAGAGCTTAGAAGTAAGAATTTTTTGGTTGATTGTATCCTTAaccatttctttttttttgacacgaggaACTACTCACCATGAATCCACTaattgctgctgcttctgttatTGCTGCTGGATTGGCCGTAGGGCTTGCTTCTATTGGACCTGGAGTTGGTCAAGGTACTGCTGCAGGACAAGCTGTAGAAGGTATTGCGAGACAGCCAGAAGCAGAAGGTAAAATACGAGGTACTTTATTGCTTAGTCTAGCTTTTATGGAAGCTTTAACAATTTATGGACTAGTTGTGGCACTAGCGCTTTTATTTGCGAACCCTTTTGTTTAATCCTAAAAAAAAAAGTTCTTTCGATTTCGATTAgatacttttttctttttttagtaaATTGGTATTTGCTTCCGCAATTCCAATTATATCAATACTTTATTTAATTTACTCCTATTTATTACTCCTGGAATTATCTATTTATCGGGACAGATAATACCGCATTCTAGGAAGGGCTGAGTTGAGTATGATTAATTTAGAAGATATGCTCGCCTTCTTATTTCCCGTCCTTAGTTTAGGAAAGTGGaaagttttttccttttattttaggaATTTTGGGAACGGAACATTTCAACAAAGGAAGCCTTTCACCGGTCAAACAAGACCTAAGACTTAATCTAAAAGAAATTACTAGATTGAATCTATTTGCATTAAAAAAACCGATCAAAAAAGGGCGAGCGAAGTAAGTGATCGAAAAACTTTGTTCTTTGTTCGTCCTATCTATAAGAGGAGAGCATATGAAAAATGTAACCCATTCTTTCGTTTTTTTAGCTCACTGGCCATCCGCTGGCAGTTTCGGGCTTAATACCGATATTTTAGCAACAAATCTAATAAATCTAACTGTAGTGGTtggtgttttgattttttttggaaagggAGTGTGTGCGAGTTGTCTATTTCAAGAATAGATTGGATCTATCCGGCTGCACTTTAGAATATTTTTTAGTATTTTTCGGATAAATAAGAAAAGGGTGCACGATCTCGACGAATTACTTCTGAATAAATTCAGAAATCATATGGAAGAACCATAGCATTTCGCGACTCATTGGTAAATCAATTTTGATTCTCTATAAACCAAGAATGTGAGACCATTAACACGGTTAAAGCTAAACTGCTTGAAGTCCAGGCAAAAAGAGGTACTCTTTCTACAACTATATTAGTATTAGTACCGAATTTAAACGGGAAATAGCTAATGTAAAATTTATCTGATATAGAACACTCATATCGATAAAATGGTTTGAACTATTtactagaaaaaaaaagaaggggcaCCCTGCCCTTTTTTAACCAATGCCGAATCGACGACCTATGTATAAAAAAGAGAAATTTTTtggatttgaagaaaaaaaaaaaagaattctattaattttcattttCCATTTATTTAGTTAGTTTTTCTTAATGAAATTGAAATTATTAACTAAAGggcaaatataaataaagaaacaactttgctgaccatgatatatttttatctaggcGGAAGAGTCCTCTTAATATTTATCTAGTCTTATATAGGTTTCGGTATATTGAAATATAAACATAAAAAATAAGATAGAGGATAGGCTCATTACTTATACTTAAAAAAAGATATGGAAATTGctatagcaaaaaaagaaaaaaaggagcgtGAGAGCCAAATGAATCGAAAGATTCATGTTTGGTTCGGGAAGAGATCATAAAAGTTGTAAACTTACAAAATAATCTACTTTCATTAAAAGATTTATTAGATAATCGAAAACAGAGGATCTTGAGTACTATTCGAAATTCAGAAGAATTGCGTAGAGGGACCATTGAGCAACTCGAAAAAGCTCGGATTCGATTACAGAAAGTCGAACTAGAAGCGGATGAGTATCGAATGAATGGATACTCTGAGATAGAACGAGAAAAAGCAAATTTGATTAATGCTACTTCTATTAGTTTGGAACAATTAGAAAAGTCTAAAAACGAAACCCTTTATTTTGaaaaacaaagggcaatgaatCAGGTCCGACAGCGGGTTTTCCAACAGGCCGTACAAGGAGCTCTAGGAACTCTGAATAGTTGTTTGAATACCGAGTTACATTTCCGTACGATTCGTGCTAATATTGGCATTCTCGGGTCCCTGGAATGGAAGagataattaaattaattaggcCTTGAACTTCTACTTTCGTTTAGAATTTAGGCATTATTTTTCCCCTTGCTTTCGAAAAAAGAGTCAAGAAACACTAATGGCAACCCTTCGAGTCGACGAAATTCATAAAATTCTCCGCGAACGTATTGAACAATATAATAGGAAAGTAGGGATTGAGAATATAGGTCGCGTAGTTCAAGTGGGGGATGGGATTGCTCGTATTATAGGTCTTGGTGAAATAATGTCGGGTGAATTAGTCCAATTTGCAGAAGGTACTAGGGGTATTGCTCTGAATTTGGAATCCAAAAATGTTGGGATTGTATTAATGGGCGATGGGTTGATGATACAAGAGGGCAGTTTTGTAAAAGCAACAGGAAGAATTGCTCAGATACCCGTGAGTGAGGCTTACTTGGGTCGTGTTGTAAATGCTCTGGCTAAACCTATTGATGGGAAAGGCGAAATTATAGCTTCCGAATCTCGCTTAATTGAATCTCCTGCTCCAAGTATAATTTCCAGGCGTTCCGTATACGAACCTCTTCAAACAGGGCTTATTGCTATCGATTCGATGATTCCTATAGGGCGCGGTCAGCGAGAGTTAATTATTGGGGACAGACAGACTGGCAAAACAGCAGTAGCTACAGATACAATTCTCAATCAAAAAGGGCaaggtgtaatatgtgtttatgtAGCTATCGGTCAAAGAGCATCCTCCGTAGCTCAAGTAGTAACTACTTTCCATGAGGAGGGGGCCATGGAATACACTATTGTAGTAGCTGAAATGGCGGATTCACCTGCTACATTACAATACCTCGCTCCTTATACGGGAGCAGCCCTGGCTGAGTATTTTATGTACCGCGAACGGCATACTTTAATAATTTATGATGATCTCTCCAAACAGGCACAAGCTTATCGCCAAATGTCCCTTCTATTAAGAAGACCTCCCGGCCGTGAGGCTTATCCAGGGGATGTTTTTTATTTGCATTCACGCCTTTTAGAAAGAGCCGCTAAATTAAATTCTCTTTTAGGCGAAGGAAGTATGACCGCTTTACCAATAGTTGAGACTCAATCTGGAGACGTTTCCGCCTATATTCCTACTAATGTAATCTCCATTACAGATGGACAAATATTCTTATCGGCGGATCTATTCAATGCCGGAATTCGACCCGCTATTAATGTGGGTATTTCTGTTTCCAGAGTAGGATCCGCGGCTCAAATTAAAGCCATGAAACAAGTAGCTGGCAAATCAAAATTGGAACTAGCTCAATTCGCAGAGTTACAAGCCTTTGCACAATTCGCCTCTGCTCTCGATAAAACAAGTCAGAATCAATTGGCAAGGGGTCGACGATTAAGGGAATTGCTTAAACAATCCCAGGCAAATCCTCTCCCAGTGGAAGAGCAGATAGCTACTATTTATACCGGAACAAGAGGATATCTTGATTCGTTAGAAATCGAACAGGTAAATAAATTTCTGGATGAGTTACGTAAACACCTAAAAGATACTAAACCTCAATTCCAAGAAATTATATCTTCTA
This portion of the Hordeum vulgare subsp. vulgare unplaced genomic scaffold, MorexV3_pseudomolecules_assembly, whole genome shotgun sequence genome encodes:
- the LOC123423437 gene encoding ATP synthase subunit a, chloroplastic, with protein sequence MCFLGILNIKLIVQVAELRKRWLNQKNSFFEVQFLSEDNMNIIPCSIKTLKGLYDISGVEVGQHFYWQIGGFQIHAQVLITSWVVITILLGSVVIAVRNPQTIPTDGQNFFEYVLEFIRDLSKTQIGEEYGPWVPFIGTMFLFIFVSNWSGALLPWKIIELPHGELAAPTNDINTTVALALLTSAAYFYAGLSKKGLSYFEKYIKPTPILLPINILEDFTKPLSLSFRLFGNILADELVVVVLVSLVPLVIPIPVMFLGLFTSGIQALIFATLAAAYIGESMEGHH
- the LOC123423433 gene encoding ATP synthase subunit alpha, chloroplastic; amino-acid sequence: MATLRVDEIHKILRERIEQYNRKVGIENIGRVVQVGDGIARIIGLGEIMSGELVQFAEGTRGIALNLESKNVGIVLMGDGLMIQEGSFVKATGRIAQIPVSEAYLGRVVNALAKPIDGKGEIIASESRLIESPAPSIISRRSVYEPLQTGLIAIDSMIPIGRGQRELIIGDRQTGKTAVATDTILNQKGQGVICVYVAIGQRASSVAQVVTTFHEEGAMEYTIVVAEMADSPATLQYLAPYTGAALAEYFMYRERHTLIIYDDLSKQAQAYRQMSLLLRRPPGREAYPGDVFYLHSRLLERAAKLNSLLGEGSMTALPIVETQSGDVSAYIPTNVISITDGQIFLSADLFNAGIRPAINVGISVSRVGSAAQIKAMKQVAGKSKLELAQFAELQAFAQFASALDKTSQNQLARGRRLRELLKQSQANPLPVEEQIATIYTGTRGYLDSLEIEQVNKFLDELRKHLKDTKPQFQEIISSSKTFTEQAEILLKEAIQEQLERFSLQ